The following coding sequences lie in one Myxococcus xanthus genomic window:
- a CDS encoding secondary thiamine-phosphate synthase enzyme YjbQ, translating into MKSLTEYLWFETPQRRELVRLTDTVTALVRKSGIQEGMVLVSAMHITAGVFVNDDEPGLHEDIWEWLQHLAPAGPDYRHHRTGEDNGDAHLKSLLVHHQVIIPVTGGKLDLGPWQQVFYAEFDGQRRKRVIIKVMGE; encoded by the coding sequence ATGAAGAGCCTGACGGAGTACCTGTGGTTCGAGACACCGCAGCGGCGGGAGTTGGTCCGTCTCACCGACACCGTGACGGCCCTGGTGCGCAAGAGTGGCATCCAGGAGGGAATGGTCCTCGTCTCCGCCATGCACATCACCGCGGGCGTCTTCGTCAATGACGACGAGCCCGGTCTCCATGAAGACATCTGGGAGTGGCTCCAGCACCTGGCGCCCGCCGGCCCCGACTACCGCCACCACCGCACGGGCGAGGACAACGGCGACGCCCACCTCAAGTCACTGCTGGTCCACCACCAGGTCATCATCCCCGTCACGGGCGGGAAGCTGGACCTGGGGCCCTGGCAGCAGGTGTTCTACGCCGAGTTCGACGGCCAGCGCCGAAAGCGCGTCATCATCAAGGTGATGGGCGAATAG
- a CDS encoding RluA family pseudouridine synthase, which produces MNPSKLHTLTVDADKAGQRVDLFIGEALGLSRARLKRLFEAGAVKVNGRPAKKGLTLTAGQHIAVEVEEESREAVPDADFPLTVLHEDDSLVFVDKPAGRPSHPLQSGETGTVANALVARYPECAQASVDAREGGLCHRLDVETSGVVVAARTRDAWNAVREAFGNRAVDKRYLALVTGPLTDEGDIDLPLRHHPRHPDRVEPAPYGAEDAREAVSKFTVLSRSGEFSVVEVKILTGVLHQVRAHLAGIGAPIVGDVLYGGREAPELGRFFLHARSLGLTHPQTRRNMTVHSPLPPELRAELERRGLPLPRGEERD; this is translated from the coding sequence GTGAATCCCTCCAAGCTGCACACCCTCACCGTGGACGCCGACAAGGCGGGCCAGCGGGTGGACCTCTTCATTGGTGAAGCGCTGGGCCTGTCTCGCGCGCGGCTCAAGCGCCTCTTCGAGGCGGGCGCGGTGAAGGTGAATGGCCGCCCCGCGAAGAAGGGCCTCACGCTCACCGCCGGGCAGCACATCGCCGTCGAAGTGGAAGAAGAGTCGCGCGAGGCCGTGCCCGACGCGGACTTCCCGCTCACCGTGCTGCACGAGGACGACTCGCTCGTGTTCGTGGACAAGCCCGCGGGCCGGCCGTCCCACCCCCTGCAGTCCGGAGAGACGGGCACGGTGGCCAACGCGCTGGTGGCCCGCTATCCCGAATGCGCCCAGGCCTCCGTGGACGCGCGCGAAGGTGGCCTGTGCCACCGGCTGGACGTGGAGACCTCTGGCGTCGTCGTGGCCGCGCGGACGCGGGACGCGTGGAACGCCGTGCGCGAGGCCTTTGGCAACCGCGCCGTGGACAAGCGCTATCTGGCGCTGGTGACAGGGCCCCTGACGGACGAGGGCGACATCGACCTGCCCCTGCGCCACCACCCCCGGCATCCGGACCGCGTGGAGCCCGCGCCCTATGGGGCCGAGGACGCCCGGGAGGCGGTGTCGAAGTTCACCGTGCTGTCGCGCTCGGGTGAGTTCAGCGTGGTGGAGGTGAAGATTCTCACCGGCGTGCTGCACCAGGTGCGCGCGCACCTCGCGGGCATTGGCGCCCCCATCGTCGGCGACGTCCTCTACGGCGGACGCGAGGCCCCGGAGCTGGGCCGCTTCTTCCTGCACGCCCGCTCACTAGGCCTGACGCACCCGCAGACGCGGCGGAACATGACGGTCCACAGTCCCCTGCCCCCGGAGCTGCGCGCGGAGCTGGAGCGGCGTGGCCTGCCCCTGCCCCGCGGCGAGGAACGGGACTGA
- a CDS encoding serine/threonine-protein kinase, with translation MPPKVIGPYRVLETLGSGGAGTVYRALDRRTTDEVALKLLSAGPARDARAARRLAREFDTLVDLSHPNVVKVFESGVHQGVPYLAMELIEGLTLRHYLDLSSGDRNTPPGSHTPRSPLSVLRTADDDFGPLSRSFSDSMDDSDDSPHDGTFGLEAFAEEAPSEDLESFAASVSPHVGIGSDDSLEGFDLPPPMPRIPEPEEEPGRVVREEDLNRPERMGRLKDAMLQICEALAYIHGHGLVHRDLKPSNIMVDDDRQVRLMDFGLAKFLADDAAITEAGKLVGTYRYMAPEQILGEPLDGRSDLYSLGVILYELLSGRPPFDAKTPHELWRQVLETEPPPVLALNLHGDPQLARVAHRLIRKEPDDRFQTAEEVYEALSE, from the coding sequence ATGCCCCCGAAGGTCATCGGTCCCTACCGCGTTCTTGAGACGCTTGGCAGTGGCGGGGCAGGAACCGTTTATCGGGCCCTGGACCGCCGCACCACCGACGAGGTCGCGCTGAAGCTGCTTTCAGCCGGCCCCGCGCGGGATGCTCGTGCCGCGCGCAGACTCGCCCGAGAGTTCGACACACTCGTAGACCTGTCTCACCCCAACGTCGTGAAGGTGTTCGAGTCCGGCGTGCACCAGGGCGTGCCGTACCTGGCCATGGAGCTCATCGAGGGCCTCACCCTCCGCCACTACCTCGACCTGAGCAGCGGCGACCGGAACACCCCTCCGGGCAGCCACACGCCGCGCAGCCCCTTGTCCGTCCTCCGGACCGCGGACGACGACTTCGGCCCCTTGAGCCGGAGCTTCTCCGATTCGATGGATGACTCGGACGACAGCCCGCATGACGGCACCTTCGGCCTGGAGGCCTTCGCGGAGGAGGCCCCCAGCGAGGACCTGGAGAGCTTCGCCGCCAGTGTCAGCCCGCACGTGGGCATCGGCTCGGATGATTCGCTGGAGGGCTTCGACCTGCCGCCCCCCATGCCGCGCATCCCGGAGCCCGAGGAGGAGCCGGGACGCGTGGTCCGCGAAGAGGACCTCAACCGGCCCGAACGCATGGGACGTCTCAAGGACGCCATGCTCCAGATTTGCGAGGCCCTGGCCTACATCCACGGCCACGGCCTGGTTCACCGCGACCTCAAGCCGTCCAACATCATGGTGGACGACGACCGGCAGGTGCGGCTGATGGACTTCGGGCTCGCCAAGTTCCTGGCGGACGACGCGGCCATCACCGAGGCCGGCAAGCTGGTGGGCACCTACCGGTACATGGCGCCGGAGCAGATTCTGGGCGAGCCCCTGGATGGACGCTCTGACCTGTACAGCCTGGGGGTCATCCTCTATGAGCTGCTCAGCGGGCGGCCCCCCTTCGACGCGAAGACGCCGCACGAGCTCTGGCGCCAGGTGCTGGAGACGGAGCCGCCCCCCGTGCTGGCGCTGAACCTACACGGGGACCCGCAGCTCGCGCGCGTCGCCCACCGCCTCATCCGCAAGGAGCCGGACGACCGGTTCCAGACGGCCGAGGAAGTCTACGAGGCCCTGTCCGAGTGA
- a CDS encoding tetratricopeptide repeat protein, with amino-acid sequence MKSRSVRKHQPWAWFLGLTLLAPDLALSQPSAAPPKETSTSSATFRAYIRAAAQLYEELEYEAALNVLTVARTQAASEGELAETAIYEAIVLADLGRRHEAIKAFAEALRLNPDAKLPVRVSPKVVKDFETIQGQALAEQAPAQASASPQPSPVITDTPTLPPTDSPTPSLTTATALSAPESPTIPLVEKPTPQQKRSGLKQVPLALVGAGILTGSVGAYLTSRSQNNFDKAHDATGQSQRMTLQETARAQNKGAIVMYTAALAALTGAAITHILDTDE; translated from the coding sequence ATGAAAAGCAGATCTGTCAGGAAGCACCAACCGTGGGCTTGGTTTCTAGGACTGACGCTCCTCGCGCCTGACTTGGCGCTTAGTCAGCCATCAGCAGCGCCGCCCAAAGAGACCTCGACGTCCAGCGCCACATTCCGGGCATACATCAGAGCAGCCGCACAACTGTACGAGGAACTCGAATACGAAGCGGCATTGAATGTACTGACCGTGGCGAGGACACAGGCTGCTTCTGAAGGCGAACTGGCTGAGACGGCGATCTATGAAGCCATCGTCCTCGCGGATTTAGGGCGTCGACATGAGGCAATCAAGGCCTTCGCGGAAGCGCTCCGACTGAATCCAGATGCCAAGCTTCCTGTCCGTGTCTCCCCCAAGGTCGTGAAAGACTTTGAGACCATCCAAGGACAAGCCCTTGCGGAGCAAGCACCTGCCCAGGCGAGCGCGAGCCCCCAGCCAAGTCCAGTCATCACAGACACTCCCACGCTTCCCCCGACTGACAGCCCGACGCCTTCTCTAACGACCGCAACAGCCTTGTCGGCCCCAGAGTCACCAACAATCCCTCTCGTCGAAAAGCCAACGCCCCAACAAAAACGTTCTGGCCTCAAACAAGTCCCTCTTGCACTGGTAGGAGCGGGCATACTGACCGGCAGCGTTGGCGCCTATTTGACCTCGCGTTCACAGAACAACTTCGACAAGGCCCACGACGCCACTGGACAGAGCCAGAGAATGACCTTGCAAGAAACAGCTCGGGCGCAGAACAAAGGAGCCATCGTCATGTACACTGCGGCGCTCGCGGCTCTCACAGGCGCAGCCATCACCCACATCCTAGACACTGACGAGTGA
- a CDS encoding helix-turn-helix transcriptional regulator → MRADRLVSLTLLLQTRPKMTAGELARELEVSERTIHRDLDALSGAGVPVYATRGAAGGVALMEGWRTQLTGFTRAELHALAAVAAPGALDDLGLTSALRSGLVKMAASLPALQQPALEYARQRLHVDASSWFPEREAVPHLATLRDAVWQDRRVSLTYRDFEGTPSRKVVAPYALVIKADRWYLVASTGEDEPRVYRGSRVEGARIRPETFIRPARFDLPAFWKAWCSRFAEKRAQYEVTLRLTAEAMEALRKIRPRAEGARLDAAPLAADGRKIVVVDFERESIAFGQLCDVGTGFEVLAPEALRTKLLKLATRILASHEGVAPRSESGRHTRAREQRPSDP, encoded by the coding sequence ATGCGCGCCGACCGACTCGTCAGTTTGACCCTGCTCCTCCAGACGCGCCCGAAGATGACGGCGGGCGAGCTGGCAAGGGAGCTCGAGGTCTCCGAACGGACCATCCACCGGGACCTCGACGCGCTCTCCGGCGCGGGCGTGCCCGTGTACGCCACCCGAGGCGCCGCGGGCGGCGTGGCGTTGATGGAAGGCTGGCGCACCCAACTCACGGGCTTCACCCGGGCGGAGCTGCATGCACTGGCGGCCGTGGCGGCACCGGGGGCCTTGGATGACTTGGGCCTGACGTCGGCGCTGCGTTCGGGCCTGGTGAAGATGGCGGCCTCCCTGCCCGCACTCCAGCAACCCGCGCTGGAGTACGCACGCCAGCGGCTTCACGTGGATGCGTCCTCGTGGTTTCCAGAGCGAGAGGCCGTGCCTCATCTGGCGACGCTGCGCGACGCTGTCTGGCAGGACCGGCGCGTATCGCTGACGTACCGGGACTTCGAAGGCACGCCGAGCCGCAAGGTGGTGGCACCGTACGCGCTCGTCATCAAGGCGGACCGTTGGTACCTCGTCGCGAGCACGGGCGAGGATGAACCGCGTGTGTATCGAGGCTCGCGTGTGGAAGGTGCACGGATACGCCCGGAGACCTTCATCCGGCCGGCACGCTTCGACCTGCCCGCGTTCTGGAAGGCGTGGTGCTCACGCTTCGCGGAGAAGCGCGCGCAGTACGAAGTCACGCTGCGATTGACGGCGGAGGCGATGGAGGCGCTGCGGAAAATTCGGCCGCGAGCGGAGGGTGCACGGCTGGATGCCGCGCCGCTCGCAGCCGATGGACGGAAGATTGTGGTCGTGGACTTCGAGCGGGAGTCGATTGCGTTCGGACAGCTCTGCGACGTCGGCACGGGTTTCGAGGTGCTCGCTCCGGAAGCACTACGAACGAAGCTTTTGAAGCTGGCGACGAGAATCCTCGCTTCACATGAAGGCGTCGCACCGAGGAGTGAGTCCGGGCGGCACACCCGCGCACGCGAACAGCGCCCATCAGACCCCTGA
- a CDS encoding SDR family oxidoreductase, with amino-acid sequence MKPLEGRVALVAGATRGAGRGIATMLGEAGATVYCTGRSVRGQPATGSRPETIEETAEIVDAKGGRGIAVRVDHSVELEVEALCARIQREQGRLDILVNDIWGGDGLTAFGPAFWKQSAAKGQQMFERAVFTHLLTSRHAVPLLLGGERGLIVEITDGDTFGYRGNLWYDLVKMSVIRLAFGMSRELRRTKVTALALTPGFLRSEEMLESFGVTEANWREGAAKDPHFIASESPAYVGRAVAALAADPNVGTKAGRVFSSWALAREYGFTDADGSQPHWGDYFARAFGRPYRVADEDAYMSWRDGPMELASPDWPLG; translated from the coding sequence ATGAAGCCACTCGAAGGACGCGTCGCCCTGGTCGCTGGAGCCACCCGAGGCGCGGGGCGCGGCATCGCCACCATGCTGGGAGAGGCCGGCGCCACCGTGTACTGCACCGGGCGCAGCGTGCGAGGACAGCCCGCGACGGGCTCGCGTCCGGAGACCATCGAGGAGACCGCCGAAATCGTCGACGCCAAGGGTGGCCGGGGCATCGCCGTCCGCGTGGACCATTCCGTCGAATTGGAGGTCGAGGCCCTTTGCGCGCGCATCCAGCGGGAGCAGGGGCGGCTCGACATCCTGGTGAACGACATCTGGGGTGGCGACGGACTCACCGCGTTCGGCCCGGCGTTCTGGAAACAGTCCGCCGCGAAGGGGCAGCAGATGTTCGAGCGCGCCGTCTTCACGCACCTGCTCACCAGCCGCCACGCCGTGCCGCTCCTGCTGGGCGGTGAGCGGGGGCTCATCGTCGAAATCACGGATGGGGACACGTTCGGCTACCGCGGCAACCTCTGGTACGACCTGGTGAAGATGTCCGTCATCCGGCTCGCCTTCGGGATGTCCCGGGAGCTGCGCCGCACGAAGGTCACCGCGCTTGCGCTGACGCCCGGCTTCCTCCGCTCCGAGGAGATGCTGGAGAGCTTCGGCGTCACGGAAGCGAACTGGCGCGAGGGCGCGGCGAAGGATCCGCACTTCATCGCCTCGGAGAGCCCTGCCTACGTGGGCCGGGCAGTGGCGGCGCTCGCGGCGGATCCGAACGTGGGCACCAAGGCCGGCCGCGTCTTCAGCTCCTGGGCCCTGGCCCGCGAGTACGGCTTCACGGACGCCGACGGCTCCCAGCCGCATTGGGGCGACTACTTCGCGCGCGCCTTCGGCAGGCCGTACCGGGTCGCGGACGAGGACGCCTACATGTCCTGGCGTGACGGCCCCATGGAGTTGGCGAGCCCGGATTGGCCGCTGGGCTGA
- a CDS encoding isoprenyl transferase, whose amino-acid sequence MDRPLVISTLEQAVKARPMPRHVGIIMDGNGRWAESRGLPRLEGHREATSSVREVTRTARRLGIQALTLYAFSSQNWARPAEEVAGLMDLLREYLERERSEIMDNGIRLNAIGDVDRLPRYVRDPLDRLRADSAHNTGMVLSLALSYGGREEILHAARRLAEAVERGELAAGRLEESDFEQFLWTQGLPPLDLMVRTSGELRVSNFLLWQMAYAEMCFTDALWPDFRTDEFLRCVSQYQQRERRFGLTSAQVQREDAPQQAKA is encoded by the coding sequence ATGGACCGCCCCTTAGTGATTTCCACCCTGGAACAAGCCGTCAAGGCCCGGCCGATGCCGCGCCACGTGGGCATCATCATGGACGGCAACGGGCGATGGGCGGAGTCCCGAGGGCTGCCCCGGCTGGAAGGGCACCGGGAGGCGACGTCGAGTGTGCGTGAAGTGACGCGCACCGCGCGCCGTCTGGGCATCCAGGCGCTGACGCTCTACGCGTTCTCGTCGCAGAACTGGGCACGTCCGGCGGAAGAGGTCGCCGGATTGATGGACCTGCTCCGGGAGTATCTGGAGCGCGAGCGCTCCGAAATCATGGACAACGGCATTCGCCTCAACGCCATTGGAGACGTGGACCGGCTGCCGCGCTACGTGCGTGATCCGCTGGACCGGCTCCGGGCCGACTCCGCGCACAACACCGGCATGGTGCTGTCGCTGGCGTTGTCCTACGGCGGGCGGGAGGAAATTCTCCACGCGGCGCGGCGGCTGGCCGAGGCCGTGGAGCGTGGGGAGCTGGCGGCGGGACGGTTGGAGGAGAGCGACTTCGAGCAGTTCCTCTGGACGCAGGGACTGCCCCCGTTGGACCTGATGGTGAGGACCAGTGGGGAGCTGCGCGTGTCCAACTTCCTGCTCTGGCAGATGGCGTACGCGGAGATGTGCTTCACCGACGCCTTGTGGCCGGACTTCCGTACTGACGAGTTCCTCCGCTGCGTGTCGCAGTACCAGCAGCGTGAGCGCCGCTTCGGCCTCACGTCCGCACAGGTGCAGCGGGAGGACGCTCCTCAGCAGGCCAAGGCGTGA
- a CDS encoding phosphatidate cytidylyltransferase — protein sequence MNDKNRNLVIRVVSAVTLLPLVLLLLILGGYWSAALLGAAAAACVGEYYLIVQKRLTVASWVGMAFAAVLPFLPLRDAERTGETAFWLTIVFAFFAWIYHLFKGPLAEAPTRTAHLVNGFLYGAVGLTAVSALRLLPDHGMAWVICALVITWANDTAAYFFGRFLGKHKLYPEVSPNKTWEGFFGGMLGSVGGMFIARQFFFPVFTVWDCVLLGIAGGILGPVGDLCESMLKRAYGVKDSGFLIPGHGGVLDRIDALLFNAPLVFVYVQFVRGLLP from the coding sequence GTGAACGACAAGAACCGAAACCTCGTCATCCGCGTCGTTTCCGCGGTGACACTGCTGCCGCTGGTCCTCCTGCTGCTGATCCTCGGTGGTTACTGGAGCGCGGCCCTGCTGGGCGCCGCCGCCGCCGCGTGCGTGGGTGAGTACTACCTCATCGTCCAGAAGCGCCTGACGGTGGCCTCCTGGGTCGGAATGGCCTTCGCCGCGGTGCTGCCCTTCCTGCCGTTGCGGGACGCGGAGCGCACGGGCGAGACGGCCTTCTGGCTCACCATCGTCTTCGCGTTCTTCGCGTGGATCTACCACCTCTTCAAGGGGCCACTGGCGGAGGCGCCCACCCGCACGGCGCACCTGGTCAACGGCTTCCTCTACGGCGCGGTGGGCCTCACGGCCGTGTCCGCGCTGCGCCTGTTGCCCGACCACGGCATGGCCTGGGTCATCTGCGCGCTGGTCATCACCTGGGCCAATGACACCGCCGCCTACTTCTTCGGGCGGTTCCTGGGGAAGCACAAGCTCTACCCGGAGGTGAGCCCCAACAAGACGTGGGAGGGCTTCTTCGGGGGCATGCTGGGCTCGGTGGGCGGTATGTTCATTGCCCGGCAGTTCTTCTTCCCCGTGTTCACGGTGTGGGACTGCGTGCTGCTGGGCATCGCCGGCGGCATCCTGGGGCCGGTGGGCGACCTGTGTGAGTCCATGCTGAAGCGGGCTTACGGGGTGAAGGACTCGGGCTTCCTCATCCCCGGGCACGGTGGCGTGTTGGATCGCATCGACGCGCTCCTGTTCAACGCGCCCCTGGTGTTCGTCTACGTGCAGTTCGTCCGGGGCCTGCTGCCCTAG